From the genome of Hathewaya histolytica, one region includes:
- a CDS encoding DUF4430 domain-containing protein, whose translation MRRRIKSLVLILLMISVIFTGCKIEKPDDVAKGGKYATNIENTSKDNSEAKDSTDTKDSKDKKDEKKDSSKDSNKDKKESNNQDKKEDNKQEKKDSSKDGKTKNLNTSGKNVQKGETSTNKGKGKNSGKGTTSKKTRAELVAEANKHRESGTKDQYLTDPTPEGMPKPVEWQGKKIDKSKVRYCTLSVDCLTILNNMKDFNKDKMSVLPRSGIIYKARKVAFYEGESVFDMLNREMKKNRIHMEFSMTPIYNSNYIEGIHNLYEFDCGRYSGWMYKVNGWYPNYGCSRYVLKDGDVVNWRYTCDLGRDLGCTWLGKTKDD comes from the coding sequence ATGAGAAGAAGAATAAAGTCATTAGTTCTGATTCTTTTAATGATTTCAGTTATATTTACAGGATGTAAGATAGAAAAACCTGATGATGTTGCAAAAGGTGGAAAATATGCTACTAATATAGAAAATACTTCAAAAGATAATTCAGAAGCAAAAGACTCAACGGATACAAAAGATTCAAAGGACAAAAAGGATGAAAAAAAGGACTCTTCTAAAGACAGTAATAAAGATAAAAAGGAAAGTAATAACCAAGATAAAAAAGAAGATAATAAGCAGGAGAAAAAAGATTCATCTAAAGACGGTAAAACAAAGAATTTAAATACATCAGGAAAAAATGTACAAAAGGGAGAAACAAGTACGAATAAAGGTAAGGGCAAAAATAGTGGTAAAGGAACTACTAGCAAAAAAACAAGGGCAGAATTAGTTGCAGAAGCCAATAAACATAGGGAAAGTGGAACGAAGGATCAATATTTAACTGACCCAACTCCTGAGGGAATGCCAAAACCAGTAGAGTGGCAAGGTAAAAAAATAGATAAATCTAAGGTTAGATATTGTACTCTTTCAGTGGATTGTTTAACGATTTTGAATAATATGAAGGATTTTAATAAAGATAAAATGTCTGTTCTACCTAGGAGTGGTATTATATACAAGGCGCGTAAAGTTGCATTTTATGAGGGTGAATCTGTATTTGATATGCTTAATAGAGAAATGAAGAAAAATAGAATACACATGGAATTTTCTATGACACCAATTTACAATAGCAACTATATAGAGGGAATTCATAATTTGTATGAATTTGATTGTGGAAGATATAGTGGATGGATGTATAAGGTTAATGGGTGGTATCCTAATTATGGATGCAGTAGATATGTACTAAAAGATGGTGATGTTGTAAATTGGAGATATACCTGTGACTTAGGCAGAGACCTTGGCTGTACTTGGCTTGGTAAAACCAAAGATGATTAA
- a CDS encoding LPXTG cell wall anchor domain-containing protein — protein sequence MKFKRKLLSIILIMCMLFGMPASVLAKDAKVNSISNEKLEETIEGIIKWAKQGNEKLLNPEFLQMAGTTPGDWFPIGIGRYGYKDDYGAYLSAIEKDITERYKSSGKLHPVKATEWHRTSLAILAMGGDPTKIGVDPNGKPINLIEDGTYNCVGRRGVKGQGINGAIWSLISMDSLRYEVPEGAKFTREYIIKLILEEQLPDGGFSLGGKTADPDITGMTMQALAPYYNSDKVYKYKSKKLKDQQGNYIECSKTIKEVLDQCIDLMGKMQHADGDYFSWGTQNVESTVQILTALSSLGIDCEKDSRFIKNGKTLIDGIMKYRNERDGGFLHSYTYDPANPSSKPDASNNMASEQTLYGLISYWRLRNNMRNVYDFRPETNQGEFVIRANGNNYNIAVNKDKQVYSLELPSNVKSFSFVNIPMGPYDTSNISLNSEINVVDKNKIQIEIKNRKNETKKYEVNIKVTDEARVNDVINVINNLSETITLADEKKITEISEKFNNLSDSDKEKVTNIEKLNSAKQKLQKLKDELEKENIIKQKAILDKIEKLPKAISIDDKAKVSELLNSLNALADFPKKKDMREKLVSIMEQIEEIESKVKSLDDKIFGDIDPMNITLKDKSAVLDIIAKYEKLNDKDRKHVGNYNDVLVAKRVIEELENNKVIISDVFKNIMGSDKVYVFEDKTVEGKKYTITFHGSKIIDPTIDFNTKVSFTSKNADKIKEISKDATIISFAHEGKLPGKAKVTIDVDLKDGKYYLYYFNEKTNNGELVSEIVVQDGKTTFEISHCSDYFISENSKLQVINNQKPTNSEKEDMETEDTEIDNLDESVPKTGDNSNITLLIILCIFSGGIMLFLKGRSKYKV from the coding sequence TTGAAGTTTAAAAGGAAATTATTGAGTATAATACTCATAATGTGTATGTTATTCGGAATGCCAGCTAGTGTTTTAGCGAAGGATGCAAAAGTTAATTCCATTTCAAATGAAAAATTAGAGGAAACTATTGAGGGGATAATAAAGTGGGCAAAACAAGGTAATGAGAAACTACTAAACCCTGAATTTTTACAAATGGCGGGAACCACACCTGGGGATTGGTTTCCAATAGGTATTGGAAGATATGGATATAAGGATGATTATGGTGCATACCTTTCTGCCATAGAAAAAGATATTACTGAAAGATATAAAAGTTCAGGTAAGTTACATCCTGTTAAAGCCACAGAATGGCATAGGACTTCTTTAGCTATTCTTGCTATGGGAGGAGATCCTACAAAAATTGGGGTTGACCCAAATGGAAAACCTATTAATTTAATTGAAGATGGTACCTATAATTGTGTTGGAAGAAGAGGAGTTAAAGGACAAGGTATAAATGGTGCTATTTGGTCACTTATTTCAATGGATAGTTTAAGATATGAGGTTCCAGAAGGAGCTAAATTTACAAGAGAATATATTATTAAATTAATACTTGAAGAACAGTTACCAGATGGTGGATTTAGTCTTGGTGGAAAAACAGCAGATCCAGATATTACAGGAATGACTATGCAAGCTTTAGCACCTTATTATAATAGCGATAAAGTGTATAAATATAAATCAAAGAAACTTAAGGATCAACAAGGTAATTATATAGAGTGTAGTAAAACTATAAAAGAAGTTCTAGATCAGTGTATTGATTTGATGGGGAAAATGCAACATGCTGATGGAGATTATTTTAGTTGGGGAACTCAAAATGTAGAAAGTACAGTTCAAATCCTTACTGCATTAAGTTCTCTTGGTATTGATTGTGAGAAAGATTCTAGATTCATAAAAAATGGTAAAACCTTAATTGATGGAATAATGAAGTATAGAAATGAGAGGGATGGAGGGTTTTTACATTCATATACATATGACCCTGCAAATCCGTCTTCTAAACCTGATGCATCAAACAATATGGCAAGTGAACAAACACTGTATGGATTGATATCCTATTGGCGTTTAAGAAACAATATGAGAAATGTGTATGATTTTCGACCTGAAACAAATCAAGGGGAATTTGTTATTAGGGCTAATGGGAATAATTATAATATAGCTGTTAATAAAGATAAGCAAGTATATTCACTTGAGCTTCCATCTAATGTTAAAAGCTTTAGCTTTGTAAATATACCAATGGGGCCTTATGATACAAGCAATATATCATTGAATTCTGAAATAAATGTTGTGGACAAGAATAAGATACAAATTGAAATAAAGAATAGAAAAAATGAAACAAAAAAATATGAAGTTAATATTAAGGTAACAGATGAGGCAAGAGTAAATGATGTAATAAATGTTATTAACAATCTTTCAGAAACAATTACATTAGCCGATGAGAAAAAGATTACAGAAATAAGTGAGAAATTTAATAATTTAAGTGATAGTGATAAGGAAAAAGTAACAAACATTGAAAAGTTAAATAGTGCGAAGCAAAAACTTCAGAAGCTTAAGGATGAACTGGAAAAGGAGAATATTATTAAACAGAAAGCAATCTTAGATAAAATTGAGAAATTACCAAAGGCAATTTCTATCGATGACAAGGCTAAAGTGTCTGAATTATTAAATTCTTTAAATGCCTTAGCGGATTTTCCAAAGAAGAAGGATATGCGTGAAAAATTAGTATCCATAATGGAACAAATAGAAGAAATAGAATCAAAGGTAAAATCACTTGATGATAAAATTTTTGGTGATATAGATCCTATGAACATAACTTTAAAGGATAAAAGTGCTGTTTTAGATATAATAGCTAAATATGAAAAGCTTAACGATAAGGATAGAAAGCATGTTGGAAATTATAATGATGTCTTAGTTGCTAAAAGAGTAATTGAGGAACTTGAAAATAACAAGGTTATAATAAGCGATGTATTTAAAAACATCATGGGTTCTGATAAAGTTTATGTATTTGAGGATAAGACTGTAGAAGGAAAAAAATACACAATAACTTTTCATGGATCTAAAATTATAGATCCAACAATTGATTTTAATACAAAAGTTTCATTTACATCTAAAAATGCCGATAAAATTAAAGAAATTTCTAAAGATGCTACTATTATAAGTTTTGCTCATGAAGGTAAGCTACCTGGTAAAGCAAAAGTTACTATTGATGTGGACTTAAAGGATGGAAAATACTATTTATACTATTTTAATGAGAAAACAAACAATGGAGAGTTAGTTAGTGAAATAGTTGTACAAGATGGTAAAACAACTTTTGAAATTAGTCATTGCTCTGATTATTTTATTAGTGAAAATTCAAAGCTTCAAGTAATTAACAATCAAAAGCCAACAAATAGTGAAAAAGAGGATATGGAAACAGAAGATACAGAAATAGATAATTTGGATGAGAGCGTTCCTAAAACAGGGGATAACTCAAATATTACCCTTTTAATTATCTTATGTATTTTTAGTGGTGGGATAATGTTATTTTTAAAAGGAAGATCAAAGTATAAGGTATAA
- the srtB gene encoding class B sortase encodes MIFNKDIKIIRKIIFIISFIVFLFSGISLINVIYKSHKNKKLNDELSNTLSQIVENQLNKNNTDNRNLIQELLDINSDIKGSIKIENTKINYPVVQCENNEFYIKNDIKKNESKYGTIFIDYRNKLTSNSLSGQNIVLYGHNMKDGSMFADLKGFRDREFFNNNNVIELTIFPEKYKFQVFSVLIIEADFDYRKTFFNNSKDMDSYLKRIQKSALYFKDTELNCKDTIITLSTCSYERENSRIVVQGKLIKD; translated from the coding sequence ATTTATAATTTCATTTATTGTTTTTCTCTTTTCAGGAATTAGTTTAATTAATGTGATATATAAATCACACAAGAATAAAAAATTAAACGATGAATTATCTAATACACTTTCCCAAATAGTTGAAAATCAATTAAATAAAAATAACACTGATAATAGAAATCTTATTCAGGAATTACTTGATATAAATAGTGATATAAAAGGAAGTATAAAGATTGAGAATACAAAAATAAATTATCCAGTAGTTCAATGTGAAAATAATGAATTCTATATTAAAAATGATATTAAAAAGAATGAAAGTAAGTATGGAACTATTTTTATTGATTATAGAAATAAATTAACTAGTAATAGTTTATCAGGACAAAATATAGTTTTATATGGTCACAATATGAAGGACGGAAGTATGTTTGCAGATTTAAAAGGTTTTCGGGATAGAGAGTTTTTTAATAATAACAATGTAATAGAATTAACTATATTTCCTGAAAAATATAAATTTCAAGTATTCTCCGTCCTTATTATAGAGGCGGACTTTGATTATAGAAAGACTTTCTTTAATAATAGTAAAGATATGGATAGCTATTTAAAAAGAATACAAAAGTCAGCATTATATTTTAAAGATACAGAGTTAAATTGTAAAGATACAATAATTACTTTATCTACTTGTTCATACGAGAGGGAAAATTCTAGGATTGTGGTTCAAGGAAAATTAATTAAGGATTAA